The following DNA comes from Micromonospora chokoriensis.
GGCCCACGTACGCCGAGACGGTGCCGGGCACCCGGTCCAGGTGGGCGTCGAGATCATCCCAGGTCATGCGGGTGACCGTAGCGGATCAAGGGGCGGAGGGGCCCGCGTACCCGGTGGGGAGACGGACGGGCGCGCCGGCCGCAAGCGGCCGACGCGCCCGGTCTCGGGTGCCGGTGGGTCAGTTGGCGTGCTTGCGGCGGGCGGCGGCGCGGCCCCGCTGCTGCTGGTCGAGCACCACCTTGCGGATGCGCACCGCGGTCGGGGTGACCTCGACGCACTCGTCCTCGCGGCAGAACTCCAGTGCCTGCTCCAGCGAGAGCTTGCGCGGCGGGATCAGCTTCTCGGTCTCGTCGGAGGTCGACGCCCGCATGTTGGTGAGCTTCTTCTCCTTGGTGATGTTGACGTCCATGTCGTCGGAGCGGGAGTTCTCCCCGACGATCATGCCCTCGTACACCTCGGTGGTCGGCTCGACGAAGAGCTGACCGCGCTCCTGAAGGTTGATCATCGCGAAGGCGGTGACCGCACCGGACCGGTCGGCGACCAGCGAGCCGTTGTTGCGGGTCCGCAGCTCACCGAACCACGGCTCGTACGACTCGAAGACGTGGTGCAGGATGCCGGTGCCCCGGGTGTCGGTGAGGAACTCGGTGCGGAAGCCGATCAGGCCGCGCGCCGGGACCAGCCACTCCATCCGGATCCAGCCGGTGCCGTGGTTGACCAGCTGCTCCATCCGCCCCTTGCGGGTGGCGAGGAGCTGGGTGATCGCGCCCAGGTACTCCTCCGGGGCGTCGATGGTGAGGCGCTCGACCGGCTCGCAGGTCTTGCCGTCGATCTCCTTCGTGACGACCTGCGGCTTGCCGACGGTCAGCTCGTAGCTCTCCCGGCGCATCTGCTCGACCAGGATGGCCAGGGCCAGCTCGCCACGGCCCTGCACCTCCCAGGCGTCCGGCCGCTCGGTGGGCAGCACCCGCAGCGACACGTTGCCGATGAGCTCCTTGTCGAGGCGGTCCTTGACCATCCGGGCGGTGACCTTGGAGCCCTTGACCCGGCCGACCAGCGGGGAGGTGTTGGTGCCGATGGTCATCGAGATGGCCGGCTCGTCGACGGTGATCAGCGGCAGCGGCTCCGGGTTCTCCGGGTCCGCGAGGGTCTCACCGATCATGATGTCCGAGATGCCGGCGACCGCGATGATGTCGCCCGGGCCGGCGGTCTCGGCCGGCTTACGCTCCAGACCCTCGGTCATCAGCATCTCGGAGATGCGGACCCGCTGGGTGCTGCCGTCGGTGCGGCACCAGGCCACCGTCTGACCCTTGCTGATGGTGCCCTGGCGGACGCGGCACAGCGCCAGCCGGCCGAGGAACGGCGAGGCGTCCAGGTTGGTGACGTGGGCCTGAAGGGGGGCGCCGTCCTCGTACGCGGGGGCCGGGATGGTGTCCAGCAGGGTGCGGAACAGCGGCTCCAGGGAGGTGCTGTCGTCGGGCACCGAGCCGTCGGCGGGCTGGGTCAGCGAGGCGATGCCGTCGCGCGCGCACGCGTAGACGATCGGGAAGTCGATCTGCTCCTCGTCGGCGTCCAGGTCGAGGAAGAGCTCGTAGGTGTCGTCCACGACCTCCTTGATCCGGGCGTCCGGCCGGTCCACCTTGTTGATCACCAGGATGATCGGCATCCGGGCCCGCAGCGCCTTGCGGAGCACGAAGCGGGTCTGCGGCAGCGGGCCCTCGCTCGCGTCGACGAGCAGCACCACGCCGTCGACCATGGTGAGGCCGCGCTCCACCTCGCCACCGAAGTCGGCGTGACCGGGGGTGTCGATGATGTTGATGGTGACCGGGTCGGAGCCGTCCGCCGGCAGGTAACGCACGCCGGTGTTCTTGGCCAGGATCGTGATGCCCTTTTCCCGCTCCAGGTCACCCGAGTCCATGACCCGCTCGGTGTTCTCGCCCCGGGCGCCGTACGCCCCGGCCTGCCGCAACATGGCGTCGACCAGGGTGGTCTTGCCGTGGTCGACGTGAGCGATGATGGCGACGTTGCGGAGGTCGGTGCGAAGCTGCATACCCTCTATCCTTCCGCCTGCGCTCGCGCAGGCCGCGTCGGGGTCACCCCCAGGTGCCCCTGATCTATGGTGAAACTGCTGTGCCGGTGGTTCTCCCGGCTGGCATGCTGGCTCCCGTGTCCCGGGGGCCTGAGTGCACGACCTGCTGACCTGGGTGCAGAGTCTGCCCACCCTGTGGATCTACCTGGTCGCCGCGCTGATCGTGGCGGGCGAGACCGCGGTGATCTTCGGCCTGCTCGTGCCGGGTGAGGCTACCCTGCTGCTCGTCGGCTTCCTCACCTACAACGGTACCTTGCGGCTCGGGCCGGCGTTGCTCGCGATGATCGTCGCGGCGGTCGCCGGGGACGGGCTGGCCTTCCGCGCCGGACGCCGGTACGGCCCCCGGCTGCGCGCCGGGCTGGGTCACCGGGTCGGGCCCGAGCGGTGGGGCCGGGCCGACGCCATGCTCGCCCGGCTGGGCGGGCGGGGCGTGTTCGCGGCCCGCTGGGTGGCCTTCGCCCGCACGCTGGTGCCCCGGCTGGCCGGTGCGGCCGGCATGCCGTACCGCCGGTTCGTGCTGTGGAACCTGGCCGGTGTGGTGACCTGGGTGGGCGGTTCGGTCCTGCTCGGTCACCTCGCCGGTGAGTCGTACGACACGGTGTCCCGGCTGCTCGGTCGGGCCACCGGCGCGGCGCTGGTGCTGCTGGCGGGCCTGTTGGCCGTGGTGCTCGCCGGCCGGTGGCTGGGTCGCAACCCCGATCCGGTTCGCGCGTTGCTGTCCCGGGCCGGCGCGTTGCCCCCGGTGCGCTGGCTCACGGCGCGCTACGGGGTGCTGTTCTTCCTGGTGGCGATGCGGGTCGGGCCGGCGTGGACGTTGCTGCTCAACCTGGCCGCCGGGCTCCTGCTGCTCTTCGCCGCCGGGCTCGCCATCGCCGGCCTGCTCGCCGTGGCGGTGCGCAACAGCGGCCTGGCCGCACTGGACGACGCCGTCGCGGGCTGGTTCGCCGCCCGGCGTACCCCGGATGCCGCCGACGTCACGGCGGTAGTGGTGTCGGTGGTACGCGGGTCGGTGTTGATCCTGTTGGTGGCGCTGGTGGCGGCGGTGCTGGCGTGGCGCAGCCGGCCCTGGCGCACCGACCTGCTCAGCGTGGTCGGCACGGCGGGCGCGTTCGTGCCCCTGGTGGTGCTGGCCGTGGTGGCCGAACTGACCGGGCCGCACGGCGGCGGTGGGTCGGCCCCGCTGCCGACCCAGAACGCCGTGGTGGCGGCGAGCTTCTGCACCCTGGCCTGGCTGGTGTCGCGCGGTGCCCGGTGGCCGGTGGCCGTGGCGGCCTGGACGACCGCCGCGGCGGGGGTGCTCGGGGTCGGTGGCGCGCGGCTCTACCTGGGTCTGGACACGGCGAGCGGGAGCGCCGCGGCGGTGCTGCTCGGGGTGCTCTGGACGGTGGTGTTCATGGTGGCGTGGGCCACCCGGGACCGGGCGGTGCGGGAGTTGGAGCAGCCGGTGGACCACGCCCAGCCGTCGTCCGAGGGGCATCGCAGCCCGGTCGAACCTTGCTAGTGTGCGGCGACTGTCACACGGGGAGGCATCGGCATGATTCGACGGACCGGCCGGCTGGGCGTCGCGGCGCTCGCCGGGTTCCTGCTGGCGAGCGCGCTGGTCGGCTGCGCCGCCAAGGGGGAGACGCCGCAGGACCTGGCCGCGCCGGTGGCGGTCACCGACGCGCCGACCGACACCCCCGGCGACGAGGTCACCGAGGAGCCGAGCCCCTCGGCGAGCGCGGTGGAGTCGATGGGCGCCGCGCCGAGTCGCAGCGCGACCCCGACGCCGACGAAGAAGCCCACGAAGAAGCCGACCCGCACCGCGACGAAACCCCTCGCGGTGGCGAAGCCGCCCACCGAGACGCAGGTCCCGCCGGCACCACCGAAGCCCGCGCCGAGTTCCTGCAAGCCGAGCTACAAGGGCACCCAGGCGACCCGGGCCGAGGTGAAGGCGGCGCTGACCGACGCGGCCGGCCGCACCTACTGGCCGTCCTCCGCACCGGACATCACGATCCCGCTCAACCTGCTCAAGGCCACCGCCTGGCAGGAGAGCGGCTGGCAGTCCAACATCTACGCCTGTGACGCTGGCGTCGGGCTGATGCAGGTGATGCCGGCCACCGCGACCTGGATGAACCAGCGGTTCGAGAAGAGCTACGAGATCGACGCCTACCGGGACAACGCCTACCTGGGCGCCACCTACCTGGCCTGGGCGACGAAGTACATCGGCGACATGTACTTCGAGTCCGACTTCCGACTCGACCCGGCCCTGTGCACGTCCGAGCTGAATTCCTGCCTGCTCAACGCGGTGATCGCCGCGTACAACTACGGGCACGGGGCGGTGGCGCAGGAGGGGAAGCCGCTGGCCATCCCCAACCCGTCGTACGTGCGCAACGTCCGCGCGCTGATGTCCGAGTGCGTCTGCCTGGACTACTGACCGCGACGAGGGCCGTGACGGTGTCGCCACGGCCCTCGTCGCGCCGGTCGGTCAGTCGCGGGCGGCAACCGGCTCCGGCGACGCCGGGACGTCCTCGGCAGACTCGCGGGTGATCCGGCCGGGCCACCAGAAGCGCTCACCGAGCAGGAACGCCAGCGCCGGCACCACGACCGTGCGGACCAGCAGGGTGTCCAGCAGGACGCCGATGCAGACGATGATGCCGATCTGGGTCAGGGTGATCAGCGGCAGCACGCCGAGGACGGCGAACACCGCGGCGAGCAGCACCCCGGCGCTGGTGATCACGCCGCCGGTGACCCGCAGGGCGGAGAGCATGCCCTCCCGGGTGCCCACGCTGCGGGCGTCCTCCCGGGCCCGGGTGACCAGGAAGATGTTGTAGTCCACACCGAGCGCCACCAGGAACACGAAGGCGAGCAGCAGGACGCCGCTGTCGAGCGCCGGGAAGTCCAGCACGTGGTCGAAGAGCAGCCACGCCGCCCCGAGGCTGGCGAAGAACGACGCGATCACGGTGAGCACCAGCAGCACCGGTGCGAGGAGCCCGCGCAGCAGGAGCACGAGCACCGCGCCGACCAGCAGCAGGATGATCGGCAGGATCAGTCGCAGGTCACGGTCGTTGGCCTCGTCGGAGTCGTACGTGGCGGCCACGGAACCACCGACGATCGCCCCGGACGGCGCGTCCGCGCCGGCGGCGGCCGGGGGAGCGGAGTCGGGCACGGCGGCGACCGCCGTACGCAACGCCTCGATCGCGCGGTCCGAGGCGGTGGTGCCGGGTTCGGCTTCCAGGACGACGTCGACCTGGGCCACGGCCTCACCGGCGTCGCCGGGACGCGCCGAGGCGACGCCGGGAACGGCGGCGGCGGCGTCGGTGACCGCCCGCACCGCCGCCGGTGTGGTGATCACGGCCACCGGTTGGGTGCTGCCGGCGGGGAACGCCCGAGCCAGCGTCTGCGCACCGGTCACCGCCTCGGGCTCGGCCCGGAACTGCTCGGTCTCGGACAGGCCGGTGCGGATCCCGAGCCCACCCAGGGCCAGGCCGCCGAGCAGCACGGTGGCCAGCACGGCGACCACCACCGGACGGCGTTCCACGGCCGCGCCGAGCCGACCCCAGAGCCGCCCCTCCCGGGCGGGGCCCCCGACGCGGGGGACGAACGGCCAGAACAGGCCCCTGCCGAACAGCACCAGGACGGCGGGGAGCACGAACAGGGCCGAGAGCATGGCGAAGACCACACCGGTGGCGCAGGCCACCGCCAGTGCCCGGTTGGTCTCCTGCTCGCTGAGCAGCAGGGTGAGAACGCCGAGCACCACGGTGCCACCGCTGGCCAGGATCGGCTCGGCGGTGCGGCGCAGCGCGGCGCGCATCGCCGCGAAGCGGTCCTCCGTACGCCGCAGCTCCTCCCGGTATCGGGCGATGAGCAGCAGGGCGTAGTCGGTGGCGGCGCCGAAGACCAGCACGCTGGCGATGCCGGTGACCTGGCCCGGCTGGAGGTTGATGCCGACGGCCGGGACGATGGTGTCCACCGCGCGCAGGGTGAGTTGCTCGGTCGCCGCGACCACCACCAGCGGCACGATCCACAGGAACGGGCTGCGGTAGGTGATCAGCAGCAGCACCGCCACGACGGCGGCGGTCACCGCGAGCAGGGTGATGTCGGCGCCGTCGAACACCGAGGAGAGGTCGGCTGTGAAGGCGGGTGCGCCGGTCACGTCGGCACCCAACCCGCCGGGCAGGTCCGAGAGCGTCTCGCGCAGATCGGTCACCGTCGCGGTGACGGCCTCCTGCCCGCCGGCGGTGTCGACCGGCACGACGACCAGGGCGACGGTGCCGTCCGGGGAGACCTGGGCGGGGCTGACCTGGCCGCCCGCCGCGAAGCGGCGCAGCTCGCCGGCGCGGGTGTCGACGCTCGCCCGGTCGGCCTCGCTCAGCGCGGCACCGTCGCCGCGGCTGACCACCACGACGGCGGGCTGCACGTTGTTGGAGGGCAGCTGGTCCTGGAGGCGTTGCACCTGGGTCGACTGCCACTGCGCGGACAGGCCGGTGGCCGAGACCGGCGCCGGGTTGTCCGGCTGGGGGGTGCCGAAGACGATCGCGGCGACGACGATCGCCGCGGCCACGGTCAGCCAGGCGGCCAACCGGCCCCGGGCGACTCTGGTGAAGACAGACATCAGGATTGACCTCGGGGTCCTTCGGGGGTCGAGTATCTTGATAATCGAGATTATCGGCGGCTGTTCTATGCTGCAACCCGGGACACGGACGACGGGGGAAGCGGCGCGAGGTGGCGACTCACGGCATGTACCGGCGGCGCGACACACGCCGCGAACAGCTGGTCGCGGAGATCACCAACAACCTCCGGCGGTACGCGTCCGACGCCCAACAGGTCGGCCACGCCTTCGCCAACCTGCACGGGCTCAACCCGACCGACCTGCAGGCGCTGATCGCCGTGATGGACGCCGAGCTGCTCGGTGAGCCGATCACCCCCGGTCGCCTCGGTGAGCACCTCAACCTCTCCTCCGGCTCCGTCACCGCCCTGATCGACCGGCTCGAGCGGGCCGGTCACATCCGCCGGGACCGGGACACCACCGACCGGCGCAAGGTGCTGCTGCACTACGCCGACCAGGGCGCCGCCCTCGCCATGGAGTTCTTCCGGCCACTCGGCGCGCGTACCGACACGGTGATGGACCGCTTCGGCGACGACGAGCTGGAGATCGTGCACCGGTTCCTGGCCGAGATAGGCGAGTCGTTGCGGGACCACCGGGACGAGGTACGCGCCGCCCGCCCCGAGCCGCCCCGCCGCCCGACGGGCTGACCGGTGCCGGACCGGCTCCTCGCCCGCCTCGCCGCAGCCGCGCTGCGGCTACCACCCACCCCACCCGGTCCGGTGCGGGTCACCCGCGACATCGCCGTTCGGGCCCGCGACGGTGTGGTGCTGCGCACCGACCACTACGCCCCGGCGGCCCGGGACGCGCCGACGGTGCTGATCCGCACCCCGTACGGGCGGGGTGGACCGCTGCGGCTGCTCGGACGGCTGCTCGCCGCCCGGGGCCGGCACGCGGTCATCCAGGCCTGCCGGGGCACCGACGGCTCCGGCGGCACGTTCGCCCCGCTGGTGCACGAGCGTGACGACGGTGTGGACACCCTGGACTGGCTGCGCCGCCAACCCTGGTGGGCCGGGCGGCTCGGCATGTTCGGGGTCAGCTACCAGGGCTTCGCGCAGTGGGCGCTCGCCGCCGACGCCGACGAGGACCTGCGCGCGATGGTCGCGGTGGTGACCGCGTCGGCCACCCGGGACTCGACGTACGCGGGGGAGTCCTTCGCCCTGGACACCGTTCTGACCTGGGCGGAGTTGCTGCACGCGCAGACCGTGACCTGGCTGGCCCGGCAGTGGGAGCTCAAGCGTGGGCAACCACGGCTCGCCGCCGCGCTGCGGCACCTGCCGTTGGTCGACGCCGACCGGGTGGCCACCGGAGTGACCATCCCCTTCTTCCAGGAGTGGCTGCGCCACCACGAGCCGGACGCCGCCTACTGGCGGACCCGGGTCTTCGCCGACCGGGTGGCCCGGGTGCGGGCGCCGGTGGCCATGGTCACCGGCTGGCACGACATCTTCCTGCCCGCCCAGCTCGACGACTACGCCACGCTGCGCGCCACCGGAGCGCGGCCGCGCCTCGTGATCGGGCCGTGGACGCACGGCAGCCCCGGCCTGTTCACGGCCGCCCTGCGCGAGGGACTGGCCTGGCTCGACGAGCACCTCACGGCCGTACCCCGGTCGCCCGTCCCGGCCCGGACGCCCGTGCGCATCCACCTCGGCGGTGCCGGCGGCGGCTGGCGGGACCTGCCGGACTGGCCACCTCCGGCCGTCGAGACCGCCTGGCACCTGCATCCGGGTGGCGAGCTGGCGGTGCGCCCGCCGGTCGCGTCGACGCCGGACACGCTCCGGTACGACCCGGCCGACCCGACCCCGTCGGTGGGTGGCCCGCTGCTCGTCGCCCAGCGGGCCGGCCGGGTGGACAACCGACCCGTCGAGGCTCGCCCCGACGTGCTGACCTACACCAGCGCCCCGCTGAGCGCGCCGGTCGAGGTGATCGGCCCGGTACGCGCCGAGATTCACGTCCACGCCGAGCTGCCGTACCTGGACGTCTTCGTTCGACTGTGCGACGTGGACCGTCGAGGTCGCTCGTGGAACGTGTGCGACGGCCTGGTGCGGGTCGCACCCGAGCGCCCTCCCGCCGATTCCGACGGTGTGCTGCGGGTGTCGGTGTCGCTCTGGCCGACCGCGTACCGGTTCGCCGCCGGACACCGACTGCGGGTGCAGGTCTCCGGTGGGGCACACCCGCGCTGGGCGCGTAACCCCGGCACCGGTGAACCCCTCGGTACGGCGGTGACGCTGCGTGCTGGCTGGCGGCAGGTTCTGCACAACCCGGCGCACCCTTCGGCGGTGCTGTTGCCGATCGTCCACTCTGCCGCGGTGCACCCTCCCATCTGAACAGACCCCGTCTGAGCTGGGCATTCACGACGATTGCGGGCTATGGTGGAGTCAACGCCCGGCGCCGTGCACCAGCAGACCGGGCTCGTCGAAAGCCCAGCACCGCGTACGCGGTGTGACGTTGTGCCCGGTCCCCGCCCCACCGGAGAGGGGGACCCCATGACCCGGGCCCCGGCAAACCTGTTGGCCCTTCGAAGTCTGCTCCTCACTCACCTCGACAACGCCCCCGGCCCGGACGACCTGGAGCCGGCGGAGGTCGGCATCGTCGGCGACCCGGCCCACCGGGGCGGCTACCACTGCGGCTCGGACCGGGTCGTCGCAAACGACTACTCGGTGGTCGAGTCACCCCGGGACCGGGCCGGCCTGACGCTCGACGCGGCGGCGCTCGATGTCGGCCAGTTCGACGTCCGCTCCGGTGGCCGTTCGAACACCCTGTCCAGCTTCTCGGTCTGGTGCGTGGCGCAGTGCGCCGCGAACGCGGCCGACACCCAGGACATCCGCGAGATCATCTACAGCCCCGACGGCACCACCGTGAAGCGGTGGGACCGCCTCGGCAAGCGCACCACCGGCGACAGCTCGCACCGCTGGCACACCCACTTCAGTTTCTTTCGTGACGCGATCAAGGCGGGTCGCGACCAGCGGCCGTTGTTCCGCCGCTACCTCAGCTCCATCGGACTACTGGAGGACGACGACATGACCCCTCAGGAGCACAACTGGCTGGCCACCGTCCACAAGAACCTCACCGTGCTGGACGGCCGCAACCCGATCGGACAGATCTACACCCGGATGGCGGAAGGCCGGGACGAGACCGGCGCCTCGGTGACCGGCAACTGGAACCTGCGGGCGATGACGGCGCAGCTCACCGACCTGCAGAACAAGCTCAACGCACTGGCCGCGAAGGACTTCACCGACGAGGCGGCGATCGTGCAGGGCGTGCTGGCCGGGCTGACGCCGGAAGAGATCGCGGCGGCGATCCCGCCCACCATCGCCCAGCAGGTCGCCGACGAGCTGGCCCGCCGGCTCGTCGCCTGAGCGGAGGGACGGCCCGTAGCCGCCGGGCCGTCCCTCTCCCACCACTCCGCAACGATCGTTGGGCAACATCGATTGCGCAACAGCTCTTGTGGATGTCATGGTGTGACCATGAAAAGTCCCGACGTACGCCAGATCACCGACTCGCGGGCGCTGGCCGCCATGGCCCACCCGCTGCGCCGCCGCCTGATGGACGTGCTCAAGGTGCACGGCCCCTCGACCGTCGGCCTGCTCGCCGAGCGCACCGACCAGGCGCCGGCGAACGTCAGCCACCACCTCAAGGTCCTCGCCGCCGCGGACCTGGTCACCGAGGCCCCCGAGCTGGCCCGGGACCGGCGCGAGCGGTGGTGGCGGCCGGTCAGCCGGGGCCTGCGCTGGTCCAACGCCGACTTCGACGCCGACCCGGCCGCCCGGGTGGTCGCCGACGCCGCCACCTCGCTCAACCTCGACCGGCACGTCGCCCTGGCGCGCGCATGGCACGCCACCGACGAGGCCAGCCAGGCCGCCTGGGAGGACGCGCCGTTCTCCACCGACCACTGGATGCATCTCACGCCGGGCGAACTCGCCGAGCTGAGCCGCGAGGTGATCGACCTCCTCGCCCGCTGGGCCAACCGGGACCTGCCCGACGACGACGCCGACCGCCAGCCGGTCTTCGTGTTCGTCCACGGTGTACCGGCCCGGCCGTGACCACCACCACCCGCAGTGGCCCGACGCCCGTCCGCGAGGCCGGCGGGTTGCTGCGGCACCGCGACTTCCGGCTGCTCTGGGCCGGTCAGACGATCAGCAGCGTCGGCAGCAACGTCACCACCGTCGCGCTGCCCCTGGTCGCCGTCGCCGTCCTCGACGCCGGCACCTTCCAGGTCGCGGTGCTCACCGCCGCCGCCTGGCTGCCGTGGCTGCTGATCGGTCTGCCGGCCGGCGCGTGGGTGGACCGGCTGCCCCGCCGGTCGGTGATGGTGGTGTGCGACCTGTTCTGCGCGGTGGCCTTCCTCAGTGTGCCGCTCGCCGCCGTGCTGGGCTGGCTCACCGTCACCCACCTGCTGGTGGTCGCCCTCAGCGCCGGTGCCGCCCGGGTCTTCTTCGAGACCGCAGACCAGGTCTACCTGCCGGTGCTGCTGCGACCCGAGCAACTAGCCGAGGGCAACGCGAAGCTCCAGGCGACGCAGACCGTGAGCCACGTCGTCGGGCCCGGCCTCGCCGGCCTGATCGCCCAGCTCACCGGTGCCGTCGCCGCCCTGCTGCTGGACGCGCTCACGTTCCTCGCCTCGGCGGTGTTGCTCCTGCGGATCCGCACCCGGGAACCACGCATGCGTCGGCCGGACCGATCCCGGTCCCTGCGTCAGGACATCGCCGAGGGGCTGCGCTTCGTCGTCCGGGACCCGTACCTGCGAGTGCTGACGGCCTTCGGCGCGGCCAGCAACCTCGGGCTGAGCGGCTACCAGGCCGTCCTGGTGGTCTTCCTCGTCCGCGAGCTGCGTCTCGAACCCGGCCTGGTCGGTGCGCTGGTCGGGGTGATGAGCGCCGGAGGGATCATCGGGGCGCTGGTGGCCACCACTGTCGGTCGGCGCTGGGGCACCGCCCGGGCCCTGCTGATCGGCGGGGTGCTCGCCGGCCCGCCGGCCCTGCTCATCCCCCTGGCCGCGCCGGGCGTCGGGTTGACCTGGCCGGCGCTCGGTGGCGTGCTGGTCGGCCTCGGCGTGGCCGTCGGCAACGTGGTCAAGGGCGCCTTCCGGCAGACCTACACGCCGCACCACATGCTGGGCCGGGTGACGGTGAGCATGCATCTGCTCAACTACGGCACGATCCCGGTGGCGGCCGTGCTGGCCGGTGTGATCGGCGCGCGCTACGGCGTCGGCACAGCAGTGTTCGTGATGACCGCCTGGCAGGCGTTCACCCCGATGATCCTGTTGATCGGGCCAATCCGGAGGCGGCGGGACCTGCCCGCCGCCCCGGTGGCGTCTTGAGTGCGCTGCGACGGCGGCCGGAGACCGGCCGCCGTCACCGGCACGGAGCTACATCGGGCGGACGTTGTCCGCCTGCGGACCCTTCTGCCCCTGGGTCACCTCGAACTCGACCTTCTGGCCCTCGTTGAGCTCCCGGTAGCCGCTCGTCGCGATGGCGGAGTAGTGGACGAACACGTCCGGCCCTCCACCGTCCTGCTCGATGAAGCCGAAGCCCTTTTCCGAGTTGAACCACTTAACCGTGCCGGTTGCCATGCATCTCTCCCTGTTCAAAGCGGCTGACCCTCGGCCTCTGGCCGATGATCGCCCGTACCTGTTCGACAGTAACGGGCAAAACCCCGATCTGCTGGCCGAAGTGCCGTAGGTCTTCGAGTGAACTCTGCGCGGCGGCACGTGAAAGCCGCCCCGACCTCGCGCCGCTGGGGCATGCTTGCGCCGATGACGGGTGCCGCAGCCGACGCGCTGACCGAGCTGGAGCGCGAGATCGACGCTCCCGGCACCGGCCTGGACCGGCTCCGGCTGGTCCCCACCCCGTTCGTCCCCGAGGTGCGACTGCACCTGGCCGAGGACGCGATCGTCTGGTGGGCCCGGATGGAAGCCACCGCCGGCCATGCGATGCCGGCACCGTACTGGGCGTCCGCCTGGGCCGGAGGCCAGGCACTGGCCCGCCACCTCCTGGACCACCCGGAGCTGGCCGCCGGTCGCCGGGTGCTCGACCTCGCCGCCGGGTCGGGACTGGTTGCCATCGCGGCCGCGCTGGCCGGCGCCACGCGGGTGATCGCCAACGACATCGACCCGTACGCCGTCGCCGCCGTCACCATCAACGCGCGGGCAAACCAGGTCGCTGTCGACGCGGTCGGGGACGACCTGCTCGACAGCGTCGACGCGGAGGCCGACCTGGTGGTCGCCGGGGACGTCTTCTACGACCGCGCGATGGCCGACCGGATGCTGCCGTTCCTGGAACGGATCGCCGCCGCGGGCGCCGACGTGCTGGTCGGTGACCCCGGCCGGGAGCACCTGCCGGTCGACCGACTGACGGTGCTCGCCGACTATCCGGTGCCGACCACCGAACCGTCGGTGGACTCGCCACTACGCCGGGTGCAGGTGCTGCGACCCGTCTGAGCGCCCCCGACGTCTCAGGGGCGACCCCGAGACCGAAGCCAGGGGTGGCTGGGGGCAACAACCGGATGTCCGAAGTGGTGCGGCGGCCATAGCGTACGAGGCATGACGCAATCGCTGGCCCAGATCGGTGAACTGCCCGTTCTGCTGCTGATGGGCACGCTCGGGCTCGTCATGCTCTTCGACGCCGTACCCCTGCTGGGTGTCCTGGTCCCCGGTGATGTGGCGATCCTCGCCGCCGTCGGGATGGGCCGCCCGACCACCGGCCTGGCCACCTTCGCCGCCGTCCTGGTCGGCTGCCTGGCCGG
Coding sequences within:
- a CDS encoding CocE/NonD family hydrolase, whose amino-acid sequence is MPDRLLARLAAAALRLPPTPPGPVRVTRDIAVRARDGVVLRTDHYAPAARDAPTVLIRTPYGRGGPLRLLGRLLAARGRHAVIQACRGTDGSGGTFAPLVHERDDGVDTLDWLRRQPWWAGRLGMFGVSYQGFAQWALAADADEDLRAMVAVVTASATRDSTYAGESFALDTVLTWAELLHAQTVTWLARQWELKRGQPRLAAALRHLPLVDADRVATGVTIPFFQEWLRHHEPDAAYWRTRVFADRVARVRAPVAMVTGWHDIFLPAQLDDYATLRATGARPRLVIGPWTHGSPGLFTAALREGLAWLDEHLTAVPRSPVPARTPVRIHLGGAGGGWRDLPDWPPPAVETAWHLHPGGELAVRPPVASTPDTLRYDPADPTPSVGGPLLVAQRAGRVDNRPVEARPDVLTYTSAPLSAPVEVIGPVRAEIHVHAELPYLDVFVRLCDVDRRGRSWNVCDGLVRVAPERPPADSDGVLRVSVSLWPTAYRFAAGHRLRVQVSGGAHPRWARNPGTGEPLGTAVTLRAGWRQVLHNPAHPSAVLLPIVHSAAVHPPI
- a CDS encoding ArsR/SmtB family transcription factor: MKSPDVRQITDSRALAAMAHPLRRRLMDVLKVHGPSTVGLLAERTDQAPANVSHHLKVLAAADLVTEAPELARDRRERWWRPVSRGLRWSNADFDADPAARVVADAATSLNLDRHVALARAWHATDEASQAAWEDAPFSTDHWMHLTPGELAELSREVIDLLARWANRDLPDDDADRQPVFVFVHGVPARP
- a CDS encoding MFS transporter — protein: MTTTTRSGPTPVREAGGLLRHRDFRLLWAGQTISSVGSNVTTVALPLVAVAVLDAGTFQVAVLTAAAWLPWLLIGLPAGAWVDRLPRRSVMVVCDLFCAVAFLSVPLAAVLGWLTVTHLLVVALSAGAARVFFETADQVYLPVLLRPEQLAEGNAKLQATQTVSHVVGPGLAGLIAQLTGAVAALLLDALTFLASAVLLLRIRTREPRMRRPDRSRSLRQDIAEGLRFVVRDPYLRVLTAFGAASNLGLSGYQAVLVVFLVRELRLEPGLVGALVGVMSAGGIIGALVATTVGRRWGTARALLIGGVLAGPPALLIPLAAPGVGLTWPALGGVLVGLGVAVGNVVKGAFRQTYTPHHMLGRVTVSMHLLNYGTIPVAAVLAGVIGARYGVGTAVFVMTAWQAFTPMILLIGPIRRRRDLPAAPVAS
- a CDS encoding cold-shock protein, with the translated sequence MATGTVKWFNSEKGFGFIEQDGGGPDVFVHYSAIATSGYRELNEGQKVEFEVTQGQKGPQADNVRPM
- a CDS encoding class I SAM-dependent methyltransferase gives rise to the protein MTGAAADALTELEREIDAPGTGLDRLRLVPTPFVPEVRLHLAEDAIVWWARMEATAGHAMPAPYWASAWAGGQALARHLLDHPELAAGRRVLDLAAGSGLVAIAAALAGATRVIANDIDPYAVAAVTINARANQVAVDAVGDDLLDSVDAEADLVVAGDVFYDRAMADRMLPFLERIAAAGADVLVGDPGREHLPVDRLTVLADYPVPTTEPSVDSPLRRVQVLRPV